From one Cyprinus carpio isolate SPL01 chromosome B3, ASM1834038v1, whole genome shotgun sequence genomic stretch:
- the LOC122136645 gene encoding mycocerosic acid synthase-like polyketide synthase, translating to MSKIMQKSSLQTQMPQIYRWLISMDLGRKSLSLDATAVQRVKSQDIDLLSVKESESYFRCQIVPIIVLNSEAKDQLSDIPVMPKHCLFQKDSVYIVTGGLTGLGFETVKFIAQKGGGKIVILSRSNPNSRMQQEISQVSSQWDSVIKSLPCDVSISEQVDQMIVNIGKLFPSSPIKGVFHSAVVLHDGLIERLDRSLYEKVMRPKVNGVINLHRATLQCNLDYFVCYSSISAFIGNPAQTNYAAANTFMDTFCQYRRNIGLSGQSINWGL from the coding sequence ATGTCGAAAATAATGCAGAAATCCTCTCTGCAAACCCAAATGCCACAAATCTACCGTTGGCTGATATCTATGGATTTGGGCAGAAAGTCGTTGTCTTTGGACGCAACAGCTGTTCAAAGAGTGAAATCTCAAGACATTGATCTTTTGTCTGTAAAAGAATCTGAATCATACTTCAGATGCCAGATCGTACCCATAATAGTCCTGAACAGTGAAGCCAAGGACCAGCTGTCTGACATTCCAGTGATGCCCAAGCACTGTCTATTCCAGAAAGATTCAGTCTATATTGTCACCGGTGGTCTAACGGGATTGGGCTTTGAGACAGTAAAGTTCATCGCTCAGAAAGGAGGAGGAAAAATTGTTATTCTGTCTAGAAGTAATCCAAACTCTAGGATGCAACAAGAGATAAGTCAAGTCAGTAGCCAATGGGATTCAGTCATTAAATCTCTCCCATGTGATGTTTCAATTTCTGAGCAAGTGGACCAGATGATTGTTAATATTGGAAAACTATTTCCATCCAGTCCCATTAAAGGGGTATTCCACAGTGCGGTTGTCCTGCATGATGGGCTGATTGAACGTCTTGACAGGTCTCTTTATGAGAAAGTCATGAGGCCAAAGGTGAATGGAGTGATTAACCTTCATCGTGCAACCTTACAATGCAATCTGGATTACTTTGTGTGTTATTCCTCCATCTCTGCCTTCATTGGCAATCCCGCACAAACAAATTACGCTGCGGCTAATACGTTCATGGACACTTTCTGTCAGTACCGCAGAAACATTGGGCTTTCTGGACAGTCCATTAATTGGGGGCTTTGA